The Papaver somniferum cultivar HN1 chromosome 3, ASM357369v1, whole genome shotgun sequence genome includes a region encoding these proteins:
- the LOC113361594 gene encoding egg cell-secreted protein 1.2-like has product MASMNITMITVLTISAFMVSTTTLTVVMASRELTSMNKPTTICKTLAVRLNGEAGDGLAECWSALSEVHSCTKEIIVFFLDHGETNLGLECCRAVSTLCHDCWPSMLTSLGFTSGESGILRDHCDTPSVPPRSTPTYVVSPPRSHPRPPMQFHHLGLHPLMWLRHLRLHPPIWFHHLRPHPSMWFHLPRLDVLITQLLRILR; this is encoded by the coding sequence ATGGCTTCTATGAACATCACGATGATTACGGTTTTAACAATTTCAGCTTTCATGGTAAGCACTACTACGTTGACAGTAGTAATGGCATCAAGGGAACTGACAAGCATGAACAAACCAACAACAATATGCAAAACATTAGCAGTCCGGCTCAATGGAGAAGCTGGTGATGGTCTCGCCGAATGCTGGAGTGCACTTTCTGAGGTACATTCGTGTACAAAGGAGATTATTGTTTTCTTTCTTGATCATGGAGAAACAAACCTTGGTCTTGAATGCTGCAGAGCTGTAAGTACCCTATGTCATGATTGTTGGCCTTCAATGCTTACATCCTTGGGTTTTACATCTGGAGAGAGTGGCATTTTACGTGATCACTGTGATACGCCTTCCGTTCCCCCTCGGTCCACACCCACTTATGTAGTTTCACCACCTCGCTCACACCCACGCCCACCAATGCAGTTTCACCACCTCGGCCTTCACCCACTTATGTGGCTTCGCCACCTCCGCCTTCACCCACCAATTTGGTTTCACCACCTCAGACCACACCCATCAATGTGGTTTCACCTCCCCCGGCTGGATGTCCTAATTACACAGCTGCTGCGCATCCTAAGGTGA
- the LOC113357237 gene encoding type IV inositol polyphosphate 5-phosphatase 3-like isoform X2, with protein sequence MRRAIRRQPELIWPKIVLRKLLNINPAESEYSADTDDGDSDCDTDSEEYCGWRGESRFRDKKNGGDRCESKGTASEFPTKIRRRNSETLRSQYIDNKELRISVGTWNVGGKLPTDDLEIKEWLDFDEPADIYVLGLQEIVPLNAGNIFLAEDNRPVEKWETVIRETLNRIRPEKTKLKCYSDPPSPSRYKPLDDIPDIEDELETDSEDDAEIYPVDDDSNSLFELKNVPHESDNEFVHKWVSNCSESASLLTSKEQQFGRQYSFSKKIDRLSFLRGDGCTENSEASVTQDNEKLPKTLSGSERMGLDWPEQPLDLFSQRVLDRPNSFKSFKSFKTFKSFKTYNSFKLASNGSSEIALLKQIDLESIIRRRRRSPYVRIVSKQMVGVFLSVWVRRSLRKHIQNLKVSTVGVGAFGVGGNKGSVAVSMSIYQTLFCFVCCHQTSGEKDSEEVRRNADVNEIHRRTQFYPDSAIGFPKSIYDHERIIWFGDLNYRINLPYEKTRELISRLDWSALTEKDQLVRQLKKGRVFEGWKEGTLNFPPTYKYELNSVNYAGGDPKSTRRNPAWCDRILSYGKGIRLLNYKRIEYMLSDHRPVRATYMVEVEAFDQRKLQRALTFTNAELEDRGALSDPEY encoded by the exons ATGAGGCGAGCAATAAGAAGACAACCGGAG CTAATCTGGCCAAAGATTGTATTGAGGAAATTGCTCAATATCAATCCTGCTGAATCGGAGTACAGTGCTGATACTGATGATGGAGACAGTGATTGTGATACTGATAGTGAAG AATATTGTGGGTGGCGAGGAGAATCACGCTTTCGAGATAAGAAAAACGGTGGGGATCGGTGTGAATCTAAAG GAACCGCCTCTGAGTTCCCTACAAAGATAAGAAGACGTAATTCAGAGACACTTCGATCACAATATATAGACAACAAAGAGCTCAG GATTTCTGTTGGAACGTGGAATGTGGGAGGAAAACTGCCTACGGATGACTTAGAAATCAAAGAATGGCTAGACTTTGATGAACCTGCTGATATCTATGTGCTTGG GCTTCAGGAGATTGTTCCGTTAAATGCGGGAAACATTTTCTTGGCAGAAGATAATCGACCAGTTGAGAAATGGGAAACCGTTATTCGTGAGACTCTGAATAGAATTCGACCTGAGAAGACGAAGCTTAAATGTTATAGTGATCCTCCTTCCCCATCGAGGTATAAACCGTTGGATGACATCCCGGATATCGAAGACGAGCTTGAAACTGACAGTGAAGATGATGCAGAAATTTATCCTGTAGATGACGATTCTAACAGTCTTTTTGAGCTCAAGAATGTACCACATGAAAGCGACAATGAGTTTGTACACAAATGGGTTTCAAATTGCAGCGAGAGTGCTAGTTTGCTTACATCAAAAGAACAGCAGTTTGGAAGACAATATTCTTTCTCTAAAAAGATAGACAGGTTAAGTTTTCTTCGGGGTGATGGCTGTACAGAAAACTCAGAAGCATCGGTTACCCAAGATAATGAGAAACTACCGAAAACACTGAGTGGATCTGAAAGGATGGGTTTGGACTGGCCTGAGCAACCATTAGATTTGTTTTCTCAGCGTGTTTTAGATAGACCGAATTCTTTCAAATCATTTAAATCTTTCAAGACATTTAAGTCCTTTAAAACATATAATTCTTTTAAATTGGCTAGTAATGGGTCATCAGAGATTGCCTTACTCAAACAAATTGACTTAGAATCTATAATACGTCGGAGAAGAAGATCACCTTATGTAAGGATTGTTAGCAAACAAATGGTTGGGGTTTTCCTTTCTGTATGGGTCCGTAGAAGCTTGCGGAAgcatatccaaaacttgaaggtGTCGACCGTTGGCGTTGGTGCATTTGGTGTTGGTGGTAACAAG GGATCAGTGGCTGTCAGCATGTCAATCTATCAAACACTCTTTTGTTTTGTCTGTTGTCACCAAACATccggtgaaaaggattctgaagAAGTTCGTAGAAATGCGGACGTCAATGAAATACACCGGAGAACCCAGTTTTATCCGGATTCGGCCATTGGCTTTCCCAAGAGCATTTATGACCATGA AAGAATTATCTGGTTTGGAGATCTGAACTACAGAATCAACTTACCATATGAGAAAACACGAGAACTCATTTCGCGATTAGATTGGTCCGCATTGACTGAAAAAGACCAG CTAGTTCGACAGCTAAAAAAGGGTCGTGTATTTGAGGGGTGGAAAGAAGGTACTTTaaacttccctcctacatacaAATACGAGCTCAATTCAGTCAACTATGCCGGGGGAGATCCCAAGTCAACGAGGCGCAATCCTGCATG GTGTGATCGCATTCTTTCTTATGGAAAAGGAATCAGGCTCTTAAATTACAAGAGGATCGAGTATATGCTTTCTGATCATCGTCCTGTGAGGGCGACTTACATGGTTGAAGTTGAAGCATTCGATCAAAGGAAGCTACAGAGGGCTCTTACATTCACGAATGCTGAGCTGGAGGATAGAGGGGCTTTGTCAGACCCTGAATACTAG
- the LOC113357237 gene encoding type IV inositol polyphosphate 5-phosphatase 3-like isoform X1 yields the protein MRRAIRRQPERSWVEIYCLGCSCLQLIWPKIVLRKLLNINPAESEYSADTDDGDSDCDTDSEEYCGWRGESRFRDKKNGGDRCESKGTASEFPTKIRRRNSETLRSQYIDNKELRISVGTWNVGGKLPTDDLEIKEWLDFDEPADIYVLGLQEIVPLNAGNIFLAEDNRPVEKWETVIRETLNRIRPEKTKLKCYSDPPSPSRYKPLDDIPDIEDELETDSEDDAEIYPVDDDSNSLFELKNVPHESDNEFVHKWVSNCSESASLLTSKEQQFGRQYSFSKKIDRLSFLRGDGCTENSEASVTQDNEKLPKTLSGSERMGLDWPEQPLDLFSQRVLDRPNSFKSFKSFKTFKSFKTYNSFKLASNGSSEIALLKQIDLESIIRRRRRSPYVRIVSKQMVGVFLSVWVRRSLRKHIQNLKVSTVGVGAFGVGGNKGSVAVSMSIYQTLFCFVCCHQTSGEKDSEEVRRNADVNEIHRRTQFYPDSAIGFPKSIYDHERIIWFGDLNYRINLPYEKTRELISRLDWSALTEKDQLVRQLKKGRVFEGWKEGTLNFPPTYKYELNSVNYAGGDPKSTRRNPAWCDRILSYGKGIRLLNYKRIEYMLSDHRPVRATYMVEVEAFDQRKLQRALTFTNAELEDRGALSDPEY from the exons ATGAGGCGAGCAATAAGAAGACAACCGGAG AGAAGTTGGGTTGAAATCTATTGTTTGGGTTGCTCATGCCTACAGCTAATCTGGCCAAAGATTGTATTGAGGAAATTGCTCAATATCAATCCTGCTGAATCGGAGTACAGTGCTGATACTGATGATGGAGACAGTGATTGTGATACTGATAGTGAAG AATATTGTGGGTGGCGAGGAGAATCACGCTTTCGAGATAAGAAAAACGGTGGGGATCGGTGTGAATCTAAAG GAACCGCCTCTGAGTTCCCTACAAAGATAAGAAGACGTAATTCAGAGACACTTCGATCACAATATATAGACAACAAAGAGCTCAG GATTTCTGTTGGAACGTGGAATGTGGGAGGAAAACTGCCTACGGATGACTTAGAAATCAAAGAATGGCTAGACTTTGATGAACCTGCTGATATCTATGTGCTTGG GCTTCAGGAGATTGTTCCGTTAAATGCGGGAAACATTTTCTTGGCAGAAGATAATCGACCAGTTGAGAAATGGGAAACCGTTATTCGTGAGACTCTGAATAGAATTCGACCTGAGAAGACGAAGCTTAAATGTTATAGTGATCCTCCTTCCCCATCGAGGTATAAACCGTTGGATGACATCCCGGATATCGAAGACGAGCTTGAAACTGACAGTGAAGATGATGCAGAAATTTATCCTGTAGATGACGATTCTAACAGTCTTTTTGAGCTCAAGAATGTACCACATGAAAGCGACAATGAGTTTGTACACAAATGGGTTTCAAATTGCAGCGAGAGTGCTAGTTTGCTTACATCAAAAGAACAGCAGTTTGGAAGACAATATTCTTTCTCTAAAAAGATAGACAGGTTAAGTTTTCTTCGGGGTGATGGCTGTACAGAAAACTCAGAAGCATCGGTTACCCAAGATAATGAGAAACTACCGAAAACACTGAGTGGATCTGAAAGGATGGGTTTGGACTGGCCTGAGCAACCATTAGATTTGTTTTCTCAGCGTGTTTTAGATAGACCGAATTCTTTCAAATCATTTAAATCTTTCAAGACATTTAAGTCCTTTAAAACATATAATTCTTTTAAATTGGCTAGTAATGGGTCATCAGAGATTGCCTTACTCAAACAAATTGACTTAGAATCTATAATACGTCGGAGAAGAAGATCACCTTATGTAAGGATTGTTAGCAAACAAATGGTTGGGGTTTTCCTTTCTGTATGGGTCCGTAGAAGCTTGCGGAAgcatatccaaaacttgaaggtGTCGACCGTTGGCGTTGGTGCATTTGGTGTTGGTGGTAACAAG GGATCAGTGGCTGTCAGCATGTCAATCTATCAAACACTCTTTTGTTTTGTCTGTTGTCACCAAACATccggtgaaaaggattctgaagAAGTTCGTAGAAATGCGGACGTCAATGAAATACACCGGAGAACCCAGTTTTATCCGGATTCGGCCATTGGCTTTCCCAAGAGCATTTATGACCATGA AAGAATTATCTGGTTTGGAGATCTGAACTACAGAATCAACTTACCATATGAGAAAACACGAGAACTCATTTCGCGATTAGATTGGTCCGCATTGACTGAAAAAGACCAG CTAGTTCGACAGCTAAAAAAGGGTCGTGTATTTGAGGGGTGGAAAGAAGGTACTTTaaacttccctcctacatacaAATACGAGCTCAATTCAGTCAACTATGCCGGGGGAGATCCCAAGTCAACGAGGCGCAATCCTGCATG GTGTGATCGCATTCTTTCTTATGGAAAAGGAATCAGGCTCTTAAATTACAAGAGGATCGAGTATATGCTTTCTGATCATCGTCCTGTGAGGGCGACTTACATGGTTGAAGTTGAAGCATTCGATCAAAGGAAGCTACAGAGGGCTCTTACATTCACGAATGCTGAGCTGGAGGATAGAGGGGCTTTGTCAGACCCTGAATACTAG